One window from the genome of Microbulbifer sp. ALW1 encodes:
- a CDS encoding 3-isopropylmalate dehydratase large subunit: MSTTLSSAVAATGTTATTLFEKLWRDHEVGLLPGGDSLIYIDRVFLHERTGSIALQSLESAGHSVRDPARVFCTMDHIVDTFPGRGDKTLMPSGTDFIVATRQAARASGVQLFDVNHVDQGIAHVISPEQGIALPGLTLVCPDSHTCSLGALGALAWGIGSSEAEHALATNTLRVRKPKTMRVTVTGTLAAGVTAKDLILYLISTHGADGGSGYAVEFAGSAIEALGLEARLTLCNMAVEFSAFTGLIAPDAVTQAYFEGRDHAPRGDDWKLAAEYWQTLRSDDGAQFDREIIIDASLIEPMVTWGTSPEHAVAITGRVPLMDSLAPAKAESAQKALEYQAIPAGQVMAELPIDAAFIGSCTNSRISDLRIAAEVLRGKKVAAGVSAVVVPGSRRVKRQAEAEGLDKIFIESGFEWRDSGCSMCFYAGGETFGPGKRVISSTNRNFEGRQGPGTRTHLASPATVAASAIAGFIRAAEAPASKAVESTQGEVIVEEGAA, translated from the coding sequence ATGAGTACGACATTGTCCAGCGCAGTCGCTGCAACCGGTACGACGGCAACCACACTATTCGAAAAGCTGTGGCGTGACCATGAGGTGGGTCTGTTACCAGGCGGTGACTCCCTGATTTATATCGACCGGGTGTTTTTGCATGAACGCACCGGTTCCATCGCACTGCAAAGCCTGGAAAGTGCAGGGCACTCGGTACGAGATCCTGCCCGGGTGTTCTGCACCATGGATCATATCGTTGATACCTTTCCGGGCCGCGGTGACAAAACCCTGATGCCTTCCGGCACCGACTTTATTGTGGCAACACGCCAGGCGGCGCGGGCGAGTGGGGTGCAGCTGTTCGATGTAAATCATGTGGACCAGGGCATTGCCCATGTTATCTCACCGGAGCAGGGCATAGCATTACCCGGTCTTACATTGGTCTGCCCTGACAGCCACACCTGTAGTCTTGGGGCATTGGGTGCGCTTGCCTGGGGTATTGGCTCCAGTGAGGCCGAGCACGCGCTGGCCACCAATACCCTGCGGGTGCGCAAACCTAAAACCATGCGAGTGACGGTTACGGGCACCTTGGCCGCCGGCGTTACCGCGAAGGATCTGATTCTCTATCTTATTTCCACGCACGGTGCCGACGGCGGTAGTGGCTACGCGGTGGAGTTTGCCGGCAGTGCCATTGAGGCACTGGGCCTGGAGGCGCGCCTCACCCTGTGTAATATGGCGGTTGAGTTTTCAGCGTTTACTGGCCTTATAGCGCCGGATGCAGTAACTCAGGCATATTTCGAAGGACGCGACCACGCACCGCGCGGTGACGACTGGAAGCTGGCGGCAGAATACTGGCAAACCTTGCGTAGCGATGACGGTGCGCAGTTTGACCGGGAAATCATCATCGATGCCTCCCTGATTGAGCCTATGGTCACCTGGGGCACAAGCCCGGAACACGCAGTGGCGATTACTGGTCGCGTGCCGCTTATGGATTCTTTGGCGCCGGCGAAGGCGGAGTCCGCACAAAAAGCACTGGAGTATCAGGCTATCCCTGCGGGCCAGGTGATGGCCGAGTTACCCATTGATGCCGCGTTTATTGGCTCCTGTACCAATAGTCGCATCAGTGACTTGCGCATCGCCGCGGAGGTTCTCCGGGGTAAGAAAGTCGCGGCCGGTGTATCTGCTGTGGTGGTGCCCGGTTCCCGACGGGTCAAGCGACAGGCGGAAGCAGAGGGGTTGGACAAAATTTTTATTGAAAGCGGTTTCGAGTGGCGGGATTCGGGCTGCTCCATGTGTTTCTACGCCGGTGGCGAAACCTTCGGCCCCGGCAAGCGTGTGATCTCCAGCACCAATCGGAATTTCGAGGGACGCCAGGGCCCCGGCACGCGCACACACCTGGCCAGTCCCGCAACGGTGGCGGCCTCTGCGATCGCAGGGTTTATTCGCGCAGCCGAAGCTCCTGCCAGTAAGGCCGTGGAATCTACCCAGGGTGAAGTCATTGTCGAGGAGGGCGCGGCATGA
- the leuD gene encoding 3-isopropylmalate dehydratase small subunit: protein MKAFTCHTGVAAPLLRRNIDTDAIIPSREMKRVSKLGLGEGLFAGWRYTIPGGREANPEFILNQPGYANTSILLSRENFGCGSSREHAVWALVEFGIRAIVAESFGAIFHTNCIRNGVLPVVLPAAAIAWLADFVQADPQRHRLTVDLEHMRVRCEGVVTEEFDFSLDAGAREMLLKGLDPIAQTLLENEAIARFEQARAKEHPWAFRLNGTAVE, encoded by the coding sequence ATGAAGGCGTTCACTTGCCATACCGGCGTGGCCGCACCGCTGTTGCGCCGCAATATTGATACCGATGCCATTATTCCTTCCCGGGAAATGAAACGGGTCTCCAAGCTCGGGTTGGGGGAGGGGTTATTTGCCGGCTGGCGCTACACAATACCCGGTGGTCGCGAGGCAAACCCCGAATTTATTCTGAATCAGCCGGGCTACGCGAACACCTCCATTCTGCTTTCACGAGAGAATTTCGGCTGTGGTTCATCCCGGGAGCATGCGGTTTGGGCACTGGTGGAATTCGGAATTCGCGCGATTGTGGCGGAGAGTTTCGGAGCAATTTTCCACACCAACTGTATTCGCAACGGGGTCTTGCCAGTTGTATTGCCGGCGGCGGCCATTGCCTGGCTTGCTGACTTTGTGCAGGCGGACCCGCAGCGGCATCGCCTTACGGTTGACCTGGAGCACATGCGGGTAAGGTGCGAAGGCGTCGTCACCGAGGAATTTGACTTTTCATTGGACGCCGGCGCTCGCGAAATGCTGCTGAAAGGCCTCGATCCCATTGCGCAGACGCTACTGGAAAATGAGGCCATTGCCCGGTTTGAGCAGGCGCGTGCCAAGGAGCATCCCTGGGCGTTTCGGCTAAACGGCACGGCAGTGGAGTAA
- a CDS encoding MmgE/PrpD family protein, with product MSHRPQSSLLTELIELLQRTPTDADLIRAQWHLLDWVGCATLGMQSAVGKKMARTISRFGTAGTHFCVDGHRYAWSDALWLNAAVGNVLEMDDVHRTSTLHPGPVVIPAAMAVAQQVGASARQLLQAIVVGYEAMIRIGRSLGRGHYRYYHNTSTCGSFGAAAAAASLLGLSPEQWVWALGNAGTRTGGLWQMRHEPTDSKQLHNAEAARTGVMAAMLAQEGFRGPGRLLEGAQGLYAATSNDAQPHAVTADPEGPWLIFDCSFKPWPACRHTHSAIDGALALALNAQQVRNIDTIEVATYADALTFCDRPLPLDQLQAQFSLQHCVAVCLLDGRPQLSSFTLGALQRSDLAALRGKVRLVEDHAISGAYPQQFGARVSAHFSDGSNRSVEIADAWGDPENPLEREDIVDKCRTLMTAAGVSDAAMDAVCHSTLQLIRQPSLTHWIESLREVLSSRR from the coding sequence ATGTCACACCGCCCACAGTCATCGCTATTGACTGAGCTTATTGAGCTGCTGCAACGCACTCCAACCGATGCAGATCTTATTCGTGCCCAGTGGCATTTATTGGACTGGGTGGGGTGCGCAACTCTTGGCATGCAAAGTGCTGTGGGTAAGAAAATGGCCAGAACCATTTCCCGCTTCGGCACTGCCGGCACGCACTTCTGTGTGGATGGACATAGGTATGCATGGTCCGATGCGCTCTGGCTGAATGCTGCGGTAGGCAATGTTCTGGAGATGGACGATGTCCACAGAACCTCCACCTTGCATCCTGGCCCAGTGGTAATACCTGCCGCAATGGCGGTAGCCCAGCAAGTCGGCGCATCTGCGCGGCAACTGCTGCAGGCGATTGTGGTTGGGTATGAAGCAATGATCCGCATCGGCCGCTCCCTTGGCCGCGGCCACTACCGCTACTATCACAACACATCCACTTGCGGCAGCTTTGGCGCGGCCGCCGCCGCGGCGAGCTTACTGGGTTTGTCGCCGGAGCAATGGGTGTGGGCGCTGGGCAATGCGGGTACACGCACTGGCGGGCTCTGGCAAATGCGCCATGAGCCCACCGATAGCAAGCAATTGCACAATGCGGAGGCGGCCCGCACCGGCGTGATGGCGGCGATGCTGGCTCAGGAAGGTTTTCGCGGTCCGGGTCGGCTGTTGGAGGGCGCCCAGGGGCTTTACGCGGCCACGTCAAATGATGCACAGCCGCACGCCGTGACCGCAGACCCCGAGGGCCCCTGGCTGATCTTCGATTGTAGCTTCAAGCCGTGGCCCGCCTGTCGGCATACTCATAGTGCGATTGATGGTGCCCTGGCGCTGGCGCTGAATGCGCAACAGGTCCGTAACATCGACACCATTGAAGTGGCCACCTATGCCGATGCGCTGACTTTCTGTGATCGACCATTGCCTCTGGACCAGCTACAGGCCCAATTCAGTCTGCAACATTGTGTTGCTGTGTGCCTGCTTGACGGGCGGCCGCAGTTGTCCTCTTTTACCTTGGGTGCCTTGCAGCGGTCGGACCTGGCGGCGTTGCGCGGCAAGGTGCGGCTAGTGGAAGATCACGCTATTTCAGGGGCCTACCCTCAGCAATTTGGAGCTCGTGTCAGTGCGCACTTTAGCGATGGCAGCAACCGGAGTGTGGAAATCGCAGACGCCTGGGGAGACCCCGAAAACCCACTGGAGCGCGAGGATATTGTCGACAAGTGCCGCACACTAATGACGGCGGCGGGAGTGAGTGATGCTGCGATGGATGCGGTGTGTCACTCCACCCTGCAATTGATCAGGCAACCGTCCTTAACGCATTGGATCGAATCGCTTAGGGAAGTGTTGAGCAGCAGGCGCTAA
- a CDS encoding CaiB/BaiF CoA-transferase family protein produces MGDTTNQPLPLQSIKVIEFTHMVMGPAAGGILADLGAEVIKVEPYQGDNTRRLKGSGAGYFAMYNRNKKSLALDLKSDEGRALALQLIDGADVVIENFRHGAMDRLGFGYEALKERNPGIIYCSLKGFLSGPYENRTALDEVTQMMGGLAYMTGLPDRPLRAGTSVVDITGGMFGVIGILAALQQRQHTGEGQRVTSSLFETTAFLVGQHMAQQAVTGEEPPPMSVRRSAWSIYDIFHSAEGERVFVGVVSDTLWRAFCEEFGLDSLAADESLATNAGRVGARETLIPQIEALFASLSKDDMMQRLDRAGVPFAPINKPADLFNDPHLNHGGGLLDLELPEGGSARLPALPIELGHGSESRRPGLRHDLPTAGQHSAEIARAAGLTDEAIHDLIERGILRDEAGVQQQETANA; encoded by the coding sequence ATGGGTGATACCACCAACCAGCCCCTGCCATTGCAGAGCATAAAAGTCATTGAGTTCACCCACATGGTGATGGGCCCAGCCGCAGGGGGCATTCTCGCCGACCTGGGTGCCGAGGTAATCAAGGTGGAACCCTATCAGGGCGATAACACCCGCCGCCTGAAAGGTTCAGGCGCCGGCTATTTCGCCATGTACAACCGCAACAAAAAGAGCCTGGCGCTGGATCTCAAATCCGACGAGGGCCGCGCACTGGCGCTGCAACTGATCGACGGTGCCGACGTAGTCATCGAAAACTTCCGCCATGGCGCAATGGATCGCCTCGGATTCGGATACGAGGCGCTCAAAGAACGCAACCCCGGCATTATCTACTGCTCACTGAAAGGCTTTCTCAGCGGGCCTTACGAAAACCGAACGGCACTCGATGAAGTCACACAGATGATGGGCGGCCTCGCCTACATGACCGGCCTGCCCGACCGGCCACTACGCGCGGGCACCTCCGTGGTGGATATCACCGGGGGAATGTTTGGTGTAATTGGTATTCTGGCAGCCTTGCAGCAGCGCCAGCACACCGGTGAAGGGCAACGCGTCACCAGCTCACTGTTTGAAACCACCGCGTTTCTCGTCGGCCAGCATATGGCGCAACAGGCGGTTACCGGCGAAGAGCCCCCTCCCATGTCGGTGCGCCGCAGTGCCTGGTCCATTTACGATATCTTCCACAGCGCAGAAGGCGAACGGGTTTTTGTCGGCGTGGTGAGCGACACCCTTTGGCGCGCCTTCTGTGAGGAATTTGGACTCGACAGCCTGGCAGCCGACGAATCACTGGCGACCAACGCGGGGCGTGTAGGCGCACGGGAAACCCTGATCCCGCAGATTGAGGCACTGTTCGCGAGCCTCAGCAAAGATGACATGATGCAGCGACTGGACCGCGCGGGCGTCCCCTTCGCGCCCATCAACAAGCCCGCCGATCTATTCAACGACCCGCACCTCAACCACGGCGGCGGCCTGCTTGACCTGGAGTTACCCGAAGGCGGTAGTGCGCGCCTGCCCGCGCTGCCCATTGAGCTGGGTCATGGTAGCGAGTCCCGCCGCCCCGGTCTCCGCCACGACCTGCCAACCGCCGGCCAGCACAGTGCCGAGATCGCCCGCGCCGCAGGGTTAACAGATGAGGCGATTCACGACCTGATTGAGCGCGGTATCCTGCGCGATGAAGCTGGGGTACAGCAGCAAGAAACGGCGAACGCCTGA
- a CDS encoding hydroxymethylglutaryl-CoA lyase, translating to MARVDIEISEVGPRDGLQSIPQIMSTAHKKQWISALAAAGFGEIEVGSFVPAKILPQLADTAEIVRFAREIPGLTVAVLVPNLRGATDAVAAGAHKLTIPLSVSETHSLKNLRRTHAQVLDEVRGVVDLLRSLPQEQRPHLEGSLSTCFGCTLEGAVSEDLVVRMAEALIDAGCDEVGLSDTTGYGNPVQVRQMISRVQEAVGRDRLTGIHLHNTRGQGLANVLAAVEAGLTTVDASMGGIGGCPFAPGASGNIVTEDLVFLLEAMGLRTGVDFEKMLAARELLQEALPEVPLYGFTPDAGLPKGFQAAGL from the coding sequence ATGGCCAGAGTTGATATCGAAATCAGTGAAGTGGGTCCGCGCGATGGATTACAGAGTATTCCGCAGATCATGTCGACGGCGCACAAGAAGCAATGGATAAGTGCGCTGGCCGCCGCTGGATTTGGTGAAATTGAAGTCGGCTCTTTTGTGCCGGCAAAAATTTTGCCGCAGCTGGCGGATACGGCGGAAATTGTTCGCTTTGCACGCGAAATTCCCGGGTTGACGGTGGCTGTGCTGGTGCCAAATTTGCGCGGCGCCACGGATGCCGTCGCAGCCGGTGCACACAAGCTGACGATTCCTTTGTCGGTCAGCGAGACCCACAGTTTGAAAAATTTGCGGCGCACCCACGCGCAGGTTCTCGATGAGGTACGCGGTGTGGTCGACCTGTTGCGGAGTCTTCCCCAAGAGCAGCGTCCCCACCTGGAAGGCAGTCTGTCTACCTGCTTTGGCTGTACTTTAGAGGGGGCAGTCAGCGAGGATCTGGTGGTACGCATGGCGGAGGCATTGATCGATGCCGGCTGTGATGAGGTTGGCCTATCCGATACCACGGGCTATGGAAATCCGGTACAGGTACGCCAGATGATTTCCCGTGTCCAGGAGGCGGTAGGGCGCGATCGGCTGACCGGAATTCATCTGCACAATACCCGCGGGCAGGGCCTGGCCAATGTGTTGGCGGCGGTAGAGGCCGGGTTGACCACGGTGGATGCGTCTATGGGCGGAATTGGTGGTTGTCCTTTTGCCCCCGGCGCCAGTGGCAATATTGTCACCGAGGACCTGGTTTTCCTGCTGGAGGCAATGGGCCTGCGCACGGGCGTGGATTTTGAGAAAATGCTCGCTGCACGCGAGCTACTGCAAGAGGCGTTACCAGAAGTCCCGCTGTACGGGTTTACCCCCGATGCGGGTTTGCCCAAAGGCTTTCAAGCGGCGGGCCTGTAA
- a CDS encoding GntR family transcriptional regulator, with the protein MEAVSQLFTRQQLNSLSEDSHTPLYFQLYTLLKTAIVNGTLERGAQMPTELQLAEGFGVSRITAKRAMDELASDGFVERRRGKGTHVIYQYKPRPVKAPLVAMLQEIESMARHSDVKVRACEQLQPPAEIREALGLAAGEQALYLERVRARNGSPFGHYVSWTIGLDGKISARQFTKTPRLEVFREHGLEITHVTQTLSAVAASDSIAEELDIAPGAPLLSLTRRSYCKLNGEERLADYMQVLYHPDRFQYQMDLTADDLKAG; encoded by the coding sequence ATGGAAGCCGTATCCCAACTGTTTACCCGGCAGCAACTCAATTCGCTGTCAGAAGATTCTCACACCCCCCTGTACTTCCAGTTGTATACCCTGCTGAAGACAGCCATTGTCAACGGCACCCTGGAGCGCGGTGCGCAGATGCCCACAGAACTACAGCTGGCAGAGGGTTTCGGCGTTTCCCGTATTACCGCCAAGCGCGCCATGGATGAACTGGCTTCCGACGGTTTCGTGGAAAGACGGCGCGGCAAAGGGACTCATGTGATTTACCAGTACAAGCCGCGCCCGGTGAAGGCTCCACTGGTCGCCATGCTGCAGGAGATTGAGAGCATGGCGCGGCACTCGGACGTGAAGGTGCGGGCCTGTGAGCAGTTGCAACCGCCGGCGGAAATACGTGAGGCTCTGGGCCTGGCTGCCGGGGAGCAGGCGCTTTACCTGGAGCGTGTCAGGGCCAGAAACGGGTCTCCGTTTGGCCACTATGTCAGTTGGACGATCGGGCTGGACGGCAAGATATCTGCCCGTCAGTTCACCAAAACCCCGCGCCTGGAAGTATTCCGCGAGCACGGACTGGAAATAACCCACGTTACCCAGACACTGAGCGCGGTCGCAGCGAGCGATAGCATTGCCGAAGAACTGGACATCGCTCCGGGTGCGCCCCTGCTCAGCCTGACCCGGCGCTCGTATTGCAAACTAAATGGTGAAGAAAGGCTGGCGGACTATATGCAGGTGCTTTATCACCCGGACCGTTTCCAGTACCAGATGGATTTGACCGCGGACGATCTCAAGGCGGGCTAG